The Mycolicibacterium aurum genome segment ACACCGGCACATTGGCGACGCTCACCGCCGACGGTGACCCGTGGGCGTCCTTCGTGACGTACGGCCTGCTCGACGGCGCCCCGGTGCTCTGCGTGTCCAACCTCGCCGAACACGGCCGCAACCTGGCGGGTGATCCGAGGGCGAGCATCGCCGTCGTCGCACCGGCCACCGAGTCCGATCCGCTGGCCAACGCGCGGATCACCCTCGCAGGCCGGGTGGAGTCGCCTACCGGCGACGAACGCGACGCGGCGCGGGAGGCGCACCTGGCGGCGGTCGACGCGGCGAAGTACTACATCGACTACAGCGACTTCACGCTGTGGGTGCTGCGGGTCTCCCGGGTGCGCTGGGTGGGCGGGTACGGCCGCATGGACTCGACGAGCGGTGACGCCTACTCCGCCGCCGCACCCGACCCGGTGACCCTGCGGTCGGCCGGCGCGGTGGCCCATCTCAACGCCGATCACGCGGAGTCCCTCGCGGCGATGGCGCGGACCCTCGGCGGGTACCCCGACACCACGTCGGCGCTGTGCACGGGCGCCGACCGTTACGGCCTGGACCTCCGCGTCAACACCGAGCGCGGGGTGGCCTACACCAGGATCGGCTACGCGTCCCCGATCGACTCGATCGACGAATTGCGTTCGGCGACGGTCGAGTTGGCGCATCGAGCCCGGGGAGCCTGAATAGGATGACAGGAATGACCGACCGTCCGCAGACCTGGCACGCCGCATTCGACCTGATCCGCACCCGTGGACACGAGCGCCGTGACGAACCGTTCAAGCTGGCCAGCGGTCAACTGAGCCACGACTACATCGACGGAAAGTACGCGGTGGACACCGGGGAGCGGTTGACCATCGTGTCCAAGGCGGTCGCCGATCTCGCCGCGGCCAACGGCATCGAGTTCGACGCCGTCGGCGGCCTGACCATGGGCGCCGACCCGCTCGCGCACGGTGTCGCGATGGTGACCGGCAAGGCGTGGTTCTCGGTGCGCAAGGAACAGAAGCAGCGCGGCCGCGAGCAGTGGGTCGAGGGAACCCGGCTGGAGCCGGGCACGCGGGTGCTGCTCGTCGACGACGTCATCAGCACCGGCGGCTCCACCGAGCTCGCGCTGGAACGGATCGCTCCGCTGGGTGTCGTGGTCGTCGGGGTGATCCCGATGGTCGACCGCGGCGACATCGCCGCTGCCCGCTTCGCCAAGCGCAATGTGCCGTTCCACGCCCTGGTGACCTACCGGGACCTCGGCATCGAGCCCGTCGCCGACGTCTAGGGACGACGTGTGACCAGCACTCCGCCCGGCTCCACTCCCACCGTGACGCGGTCGCCGGGTGCGAATGCCCGCGCCGCAGCGCTGCCCATCTGAGCGCTGATCAGCGAGCCGTCCGGCACACCCACGTTGATCCGCGTGATGGCTCCGAGGAACGACACCGAGCGCACGGTCGACGTGCCGTCGGGATCTGCGGTGACGGTCACGGTTTCGGGCCGCACCATCGCCACCCCGTCCCCCTCGACCGATCCCGGCAGCGCCGGCACAGCGACCCCGAGCAGCCGGGCGGTGCCGCCCGAGACCGTCGCCGGGACCTTGTTGTTCAGCCCGACGAAGTCCGCGACGAACGGCGTGGCCGGGTTGGCGTAGAGCTCGGCGGGGGCGGCCAGCTGTTCCAGCCTGCCCTGGTTCATCACCCCGACCCGGTCGGCGACGGCCAGCGCCTCCTCTTGGTCATGGGTGACGAACAGGGTCGTCGTCCCCACTTCCAGTTGCACGCGCCGGATCTCGTCGCGCAGCTGCGTGCGCACCTTGGCATCCAGAGCCGACAGCGGTTCGTCCAGCAGCAGCACCCGAGGCTGGATCGCCAGCGCGCGGGCCAGCGCCACCCGCTGCTGCTGCCCACCGGACAACTCGTTCGCGTACTTGTCCCTGTGCGCGGCCAGCCCCACCAACTCGAGCATCTCGACAGCGCGGGACATCCTGTCCTGCTTGGATTTTCCGCGCATCTTCAGGCCGAAAGCGATGTTGTCGAGCACCGTCAGATGCGGGAACAGGCTGTAGGCCTGGAACACCATGCCCATGTCGCGCTTGTTGGCAGGCATCCTGCCGACGTCGACGCCGCCCACCGACACGGTGCCCGACGTGGCCTCGTCGAGCCCCGCCAGGATGCGCAGCGCCGTGGTCTTCCCGCACCCCGACGGGCCGAGCAGCGCCACCAGCTCGCCCGGTTCGATGTGCAGGGTCAGCCCGTCGAGTGCACGGGTGGTGCCGTACACCCGGGTCAGATCGGTCAACTGGACAGCCACACCTGGACTGCTCACGTAGTCACCCCCGGTGTTCGTCCGCCCCTGCGCCCCCGGGTCGCCAGCGACAGGATCAGCAGCAGCACGAAACCGAACAGCAGGGTGGCCAGCGACGCTGCCACCGAGGTCGGTCCGTCGCTCTTGCCGATCAGGACGATCTGGACCTGAAGGGTGTCGTAGCCGGACAGCGATGCGATGGTGTACTCACCGAGCACCACCGCGATGGAAATGAAAGCGGCCGAGAGGATTCCCGACCAGATGTTGGGGACCACCACGCGGGCGATCGTGGTCAGCCAGCCTGCGCCCAGCGAGCGGGCCGCCTCCGAGAGCGTCTGCAGGTCGATCGCCGACAGCGCGGCGTCGAGCGCCCGGTAGGCGAACGGCAGCACGACGATCACATAGACGAACGTCAGCGTCAGCGCGGATTCACCGAGCAGGTACGTCACCCACAGGTAGACGTTGCGCAGCCCCACCACGATCACCAGGGCCGGGATCGTCAAGGGCAGCAGGCACAGAAACTCCACCAGTCCCTTCGCCCAGGGGGCCCGCAGTCGCACCCAGATCATCGTCGGGACCAGCAGCACCAGCATCGCGATCACGGTGAACACGGCGAGCAACAGCGACACCACGATCGCCCGGTACAGCGCCTCGTCGGCCACCAGGTTGGCCCAGGCCTGCCCGGTACGCCCGCCGGCGAGCAGGTTCCGGGTGGAGAAGTCGGCCATGGCATACAGCGGGAAGAGGAAGAACAGGCCGAACAGTACCCAGAGTGTGCCGCGCACAAGCGTTCTGGGGGTCATGACAGCCACCGCGCGGTGCGCCGCACCAGCAGGTTGTAGGCGAGCATCACCAGCGCCACCACCACGATCATCTCCAGCGCGAGCGCGTAGGCGAACCCGGCCTGGCCCAGCACCACCTCGCTGACCAGCGACGCCCGGATCAACAGCGGCAGGATCGGGCTGCCCTGGCTGACCAGGGCCGCAGCCGTGGCGTACGCGGCGAACGCGTTGGCGAACAACAGCAGTGCCGATCCCAGGAACGCCGGTGTCAGCAGCGGGATCGCCACCTCCCGCCAGTACGCCCACGTGGACGCACCCAGGCTGACCGCCGCCTCGCGCCACTGCTCCCGCAGCCCCTCCAGCGCGGGGATGAACACGATGACCATCAGCGGGATCTGAAAGTACGTGTACACCAGGATCAGCCCGGACAGGCTGTACAGCCAGCCCGAGCCGGCCAGGTTGAAGCCGAAGGCCTGCTGCACCCACAGGGTCAGCACGCCGTTGAGCCCGATGGTCGCCAGGAACGCGAATGCCAGTGCGACGCCGCCGAACTGGGCGAGCACGCTACACAGCGACAGCACGGCGCGCCGCACCATCGACGTCGGCGGGCTGCTGACGATCAGCCACGCCATCACCGCGCCGAGGAACGCGCCCAGCAACGCCGTCGCCCCGGACAGCAGCACACTGTCGATCAGCGCCGACAGTGCGGTGCCGCGCAACAGCGCCGCGATCCGATCCAGCGTGAAGACCCCGTCGAGATACACCGAGCTCACCACCACGGTGACCGTCGGGATGATCAGGAAGACGACGACGACGGCCAGGAACGGCAGCAGTGGCAGCGCCTCACGAAGTCGGCGGCCGGCACGCATCAGCCCACCGCCGCAGCCCAGTTCTCCGCGAGGTACTTCGATGCCGCCTCGGTCTGCTCCGGCGTCGGCACGGTCACCGGCCCGTCGACCACGGGTAGGGCCGCGGCAACGGCTTCGTCTATGGTGCCGTCGGCGAGCATGTTGTCGGCGCGCACCGGCCGTACCCCGCCCTGGGCGTAGAGGTTCTGGCCTTCGTCGCTGTAGAGGAACTCCTGCCACAACCGGGCCGCCGCGGGATGCGGCGCGTCCTTGTTGATCGCCTGGTAGTAGTACCCGGCGACAGCGCTCTGCGGCGGAACCAGGACCTGCCAGGACGGCAGCTTCTTGGTTTCGCTGGCGTTGGTGTAGTTCCAGTCGATCACCACCGGCGTCTGCCCGGACTCGATGGTGGCCGGCGTCGGGTCCACGGGCAGGAAGTTGCCCGCCTCTTTGAGCTTGCGGAAGAACTCGACGCCGGGCGCGATGTCGTCGGCCGACCCGCCCTGGGACAGTGCCACCATCAGCACGCCGGAGAACGCTGCGCCGGCCTGCGTGGGATCGCCGTTGAGTGCCACCTTGCCCTGGTATTCGGGCTTGAGCAGATCGTTGACGTTCGTCACCGCTGGAACCTTGGACGAGTCGAAGCCGATCGACATGTAGCCGCCGTAGTCGTTGACCCAGGTGCCGTCGGCATCCTTGAAGGCCGCGGGGATGTCGTCGAACGTCT includes the following:
- a CDS encoding HugZ family pyridoxamine 5'-phosphate oxidase, giving the protein MTSAGSTRDHGDPGDAPSAPPPLTEPVAAVRPSAAEEARTIAASTNTGTLATLTADGDPWASFVTYGLLDGAPVLCVSNLAEHGRNLAGDPRASIAVVAPATESDPLANARITLAGRVESPTGDERDAAREAHLAAVDAAKYYIDYSDFTLWVLRVSRVRWVGGYGRMDSTSGDAYSAAAPDPVTLRSAGAVAHLNADHAESLAAMARTLGGYPDTTSALCTGADRYGLDLRVNTERGVAYTRIGYASPIDSIDELRSATVELAHRARGA
- a CDS encoding orotate phosphoribosyltransferase, giving the protein MTGMTDRPQTWHAAFDLIRTRGHERRDEPFKLASGQLSHDYIDGKYAVDTGERLTIVSKAVADLAAANGIEFDAVGGLTMGADPLAHGVAMVTGKAWFSVRKEQKQRGREQWVEGTRLEPGTRVLLVDDVISTGGSTELALERIAPLGVVVVGVIPMVDRGDIAAARFAKRNVPFHALVTYRDLGIEPVADV
- a CDS encoding ABC transporter ATP-binding protein, with the protein product MSSPGVAVQLTDLTRVYGTTRALDGLTLHIEPGELVALLGPSGCGKTTALRILAGLDEATSGTVSVGGVDVGRMPANKRDMGMVFQAYSLFPHLTVLDNIAFGLKMRGKSKQDRMSRAVEMLELVGLAAHRDKYANELSGGQQQRVALARALAIQPRVLLLDEPLSALDAKVRTQLRDEIRRVQLEVGTTTLFVTHDQEEALAVADRVGVMNQGRLEQLAAPAELYANPATPFVADFVGLNNKVPATVSGGTARLLGVAVPALPGSVEGDGVAMVRPETVTVTADPDGTSTVRSVSFLGAITRINVGVPDGSLISAQMGSAAARAFAPGDRVTVGVEPGGVLVTRRP
- a CDS encoding ABC transporter permease; amino-acid sequence: MTPRTLVRGTLWVLFGLFFLFPLYAMADFSTRNLLAGGRTGQAWANLVADEALYRAIVVSLLLAVFTVIAMLVLLVPTMIWVRLRAPWAKGLVEFLCLLPLTIPALVIVVGLRNVYLWVTYLLGESALTLTFVYVIVVLPFAYRALDAALSAIDLQTLSEAARSLGAGWLTTIARVVVPNIWSGILSAAFISIAVVLGEYTIASLSGYDTLQVQIVLIGKSDGPTSVAASLATLLFGFVLLLILSLATRGRRGGRTPGVTT
- a CDS encoding ABC transporter permease, coding for MRAGRRLREALPLLPFLAVVVVFLIIPTVTVVVSSVYLDGVFTLDRIAALLRGTALSALIDSVLLSGATALLGAFLGAVMAWLIVSSPPTSMVRRAVLSLCSVLAQFGGVALAFAFLATIGLNGVLTLWVQQAFGFNLAGSGWLYSLSGLILVYTYFQIPLMVIVFIPALEGLREQWREAAVSLGASTWAYWREVAIPLLTPAFLGSALLLFANAFAAYATAAALVSQGSPILPLLIRASLVSEVVLGQAGFAYALALEMIVVVALVMLAYNLLVRRTARWLS
- a CDS encoding ABC transporter substrate-binding protein, giving the protein MTLSRALTAATTALLVASAVACAPPEQKSSGGETESGVNAAEATSAQDFGGLEGLVEAAKAEGELNVIALPPDWANYGAIITAFSDKYGIKVNSAQPDASSQDEINAATQQKGRSTAPDVFDLGQSVALANTSMFAPYKVETFDDIPAAFKDADGTWVNDYGGYMSIGFDSSKVPAVTNVNDLLKPEYQGKVALNGDPTQAGAAFSGVLMVALSQGGSADDIAPGVEFFRKLKEAGNFLPVDPTPATIESGQTPVVIDWNYTNASETKKLPSWQVLVPPQSAVAGYYYQAINKDAPHPAAARLWQEFLYSDEGQNLYAQGGVRPVRADNMLADGTIDEAVAAALPVVDGPVTVPTPEQTEAASKYLAENWAAAVG